From uncultured Draconibacterium sp.:
GCAAAAAAAGAAGTTAAATATAACACTGAAAAAGAACTGATTTATCGTGCAGATTATATATGGGACATATCAAGAAATAACTGGAAAGGAGTATATAAAAGAGAAATTACACTTGGTTTAAATGTGAACGAATCGACTTTTGATTCCTATTATTTGTGGAATGAAAAGCAAGATGACTGGATAGGTAATTACCAAATTGAATCTAAACAAAATTCTTTTGGAAAAAGAACATTTTATAGCTATTACCTTTGGGACGAATCTCTCTATGGCTGGTACCCCACATCAAAAGTTATTACTGCTTATAATGAGACTAGTGAAATTGAAGAAGAGGAAACTTACAATATAAATCACGAAACTAAAAATCTAGAAAAACTAACAAAAACAAATTTCTTCTATTTAAATGACGATTTATATTTAACAAAGCACTATGGATGGGATGCAGTTCAAGAGGAATGGTCACTTCACTATTACGATACAATTTACTATGAAAACAATCATAAATTTGAAGAAAGAATAGGAAAAATCATCAATGGAAAATGGACCCTGTCACTAGATAGCAAAACAGTTACCTTTTTAGATAATAATAAAATGACGGACAGTATAATTTTTTATACTTTCATTTCTGACACTATCTGCATCCAAAATAGAAAAACCATTCACAAACACGATGAAAACGGCAAAGTGTTAAGAACTCAACAATATAGTTGGAATAATAATGACTGGTTTTTATACGAAATATTAAATTATGAATACGATATTAATGGCAATCAAACATATTCAGAAAAACTCAATTATGATTCATATGTAGATTCTATAATCGGCGTTCATAAACACTACCGATCATACTATCAACGCTTTGACGGTCAATTTGATCTACTAACAAATGAAGAATACTATTGGAATTATCTAGCTGGTCATTGGCAGGGCAGTGAAAAAGATAGCAGCTCCTTAAATGAACAAAATTTTATGTCCCTCAAAATCAATTTTTCTTGGGATAGGAATAACAGGGACTGGGTATATAACAATAATTACGAATACAAATACGATGAACATAATAACCTTAGTACAAAAATCACTTCAAAGTGGGATGCTTACTCAGATACATGGATCTATAAGAACAAAATAGATTATGCATATTCTGAACAAGATTTGCTAAAAAAAATCTCAAATGATTTGTGGAATTCTGAACTCAACAACTGGGAACGTCAGCATAATACATACTACTATTATCCTTCGATTACTAATGTATATGAAACAAAAATTTCAGAGATATCGATATTCCCCAACCCCAGTCAAGGAATTATTAATCTAAAAGGAATTACAAATCCATGTAAAGTTTCTATTTTCTCAGTTGATGGGAAATGTTTCTACACCGGTAATACTAAAGGTGAATATCTTAATATCTCATTTTTACCCAAGGGAGTTTACCTACTTCATATTGAAAAAGATAATAAGAAGCTACTATCAACTAAAATCGTTCTGAGATAAATTAAAAATTTGATTTATTCGTACTGTTTCAACAATCCCAACATAATCAGGTACTGGGCAGCAATGTACGTTGTCATTACCAACAAACCTTCGTAAGGAATAGCAACAAGAAAACGATTTACGGCAATCAACGAATCGGATAAAACAAAAAACAAAGAACCTGCAAACACCAGGCTAAAACTTATCGGATGTCCGTTCCCAAACCGGTTGAGTGCCATGGCCGACATTGATAAAATAGCCGCCATATACACAAAAATGGCTATTCGTAACACTGCATCCAATTGAGGGAAGAGCAGGGTGTAAATAATCAGCCCAAAGGCAATGTACGGAATCAGCCACATGGGCTTCTTCTTTAAAAACGACATATTACCCGAAAGATCGATGGTGCGCAGAAATAAAAATATATACACAACCTGCGTAACAAGAAAAGATGCAATGCCCAAAACAAAAAATGTAAATTCGGAAGCAAACATCATCAACAGATCTCCAAACCACGAGAAAAGAAAACCTATCACTGCCAGCTTCACCACCTTTTTGTCAATAGCTTTTGCATGTAACAGGAAATATCCGGCAATCCAGATCAGAATAAAAGGTTTAACGATGTGATCGAGCTGTGGATCCTGCAAATACTCTCCTACCAGATCAGCAACAACGATAACAATAAAAACGAGGTGAAGAAAAAATTTTTTCATCAATCATTGTTTGAGGTAAAAGTAAGATTTATCGGGTAAAAAATGAAACCGAAACTAAAAACATGCCTCTTCCAACAAAAACTTGTTGACATATTCGTCCACGCCTGCTTCCAATTCAACAAATGGTTTATTATATCCTACATCGCGCAGCTTCTGCATTTCGGCTTCTGTAAAATACTGGTATCTTCCGCGTAAATCAACGGGGGTATCAATAAACGAAATTTCAGGATTCATCTTCATACTGCTAAAAACAGCTTTCGTAAGATCGAGGAAAGAACGTGCTTTTCCGGTACCTACGTTGTAAATTCCTGAATTATCCTGGTTTTCCATGAAAAACATCATTACATCAGCGATGTCTTCCACATAAATAAAATCGCGGCTTTGTTCGCCATCTTTGTAAGCTTTATGGTGCGAGCGGAACAATTGCATATGCCCGGTTTCTTTAATGGTTTTGTAAGCATGCAAAACTACTGATGCCATGCGCCCTTTATGGTATTCATTCGGTCCGTAAACATTAAAGAATTTCATTCCTGCCCAAAAAGGTGGTGTACGAAACTGTTTTAAGGCCCAAACATCAAAGTCGTGTTTCGACCAACCGTAAAGATTAAGTGGTCGCAAGTCCTGTATTTTTTTATGCTCATCAGAAAAACCATCTTCGCCATTTCCATATGTAGCTGCCGATGAGGCATACAACAGTGGCACTTGAATTTCGGAACAAATATTCCAAAGACGTTGCGAATAAATTAAATTTAATTGTTGATAGAGTTCAGGTTCCTGTCCTACGGTATCGGTTCTTGCCCCCAGGTGAAAAATAAAATCGACGTCCTGTGCATGTTTGATCAGCCATTTGAAAAACTCATCACGGTCGATAAATTTCCGATACTGTTTTTTCAGCAAATTCAAATCCTTCCAGGGATCATCAAATTTGTCAACCAAAATCAGGTCTTTGTATCCTGCTTCGTTGAGTTTTCCTACTAAATAACTTCCGATAAATCCGGCTGCTCCTGTTACAACTATCATGTTAACGCGGTTTCGTTTGGTACAGCAAAAAACTCTGTTTTCTGAAAATGTGGCTTTTGTTATAGTAAACTAACCACATTGGTTTTTATTGTACACGTCGCAAAATAAATTTAACTTTTTTGAACTGCCAAACAATTCTATGAAAACAGACGGTGTGTAAACAATTTTGGTTGCTTTGCTGATTAAATTATCAGGTAATTAACATTAAACTGATTTGCAAAACCATTGAGAAATGGAAAAAATAATTGAGAGATACCGGTTGTTAATTACACCAAGTTAATATCTCCCGACCTTAAGGCACGGGAACTTGGATTGATTTTAATATTCCAATTAAAGTTTCCTTCAGATTTACAAGGGCTAAAGGAATATTCCATTTTGCCGAATCGCGGGGTTCCACATAATTCGATATTGAGCGCACCTGGTAACACTTTACCCCCATCCAGTTGCAAACATAAAATACGGCCGCTCCTTCCATCGATTCAACATGCGCATTAAATTTTTCGCGCATTTCGGCAATACTGGTATCGCGCCCAAAGCTTTTGTTGGTGGTTACTCCTTTTACCTTTTTTAGATTTATCCAATCATTTGAATTACTTGCTTTTAACAAGCCATTCTCAAACGGAAAATCATTTACTCCAATATACCCCGACTCGAACAGTGTAAGAAACTCATGTTGTTTTTCAATTCCCAGGTCGGCAAATTCTTCGCTAACAACATTCACCACCTCGCCAATTTTAAGCTCCTGGGTTAAACTTCCGGCCAGTCCGATATTTATAACGGCATCATATTCTTTTTCACGAAGTGCGTTTGTTAAATGAAAAGTGGCAAACGAGCTTCCTATTCCTGACACCAAAACATCAACATGCAAATCGGTAAATCGGTAGGATTTTACAAAATGACTCTCTTCCTCTACTTTTTCCAGCTCATCAACAATCAGTTTGATTTCCATTGTAGTGGCTGCTACAATCAAAATTTCCATACAATTCATCTTTGTAGTTTTCTGTCTCTGGTAAACTTTAATTCGATATCTATTGCTCTGCTACATCTGTATTTCAAACTTGTTTCAAAAACAAGTCTCCATCTCACTGCTTTTTAAATCCATCTATTCATTCATACTGATTTTATAAAAAAAAGTTAATCTTTGTACCGATTAAAATTCTAACAACAATGTGTTCATTAAAAAATAGCAACTCAAACGGATACCTGAGAAACGACTTTTACAACGAGGAAGCTACCGAACAACTTTCCAGTCATTACAAGGAAATTCTACATATCGTTGGAGAAGATCCTTCTCGCGAAGGATTGGATAAAACGCCGGAAAGAGTAGCAAAAGCTATGCAATTCCTACTACAGGGTTATCAGATAGATCCGGTTGAGATTTTACAGTCCGCAATGTTTAAAGAAGATTACCGTCAAATGGTAATTGTAAAAGACATTGAGATTTATTCGATGTGTGAACACCACATGCTTCCGTTTATCGGGAAAGCGCATGTTGCTTACATTCCAAACGGAACGATAACCGGACTAAGCAAGATTGCACGCGTTGTTGATGTATTTGCCCGCCGTTTACAGGTTCAGGAGCGCTTAACAACTCAAATAAAAGACTGTATTCAGGACACGCTAAAACCACTGGGCGTTGCCGTAGTTATTGAGGCACAACACCTTTGTATGCAAATGCGTGGCGTGCAGAAACAGCATTCGATAACAACTACCTCGGATTTTACCGGTGCTTTTGAAAAGGTAGCTACCCGCGAAGAGTTTATAAAACTAATTAGTACAAAGCTGAGCTAAGTTTTTACAAAAACTCAATACAAACCGGTGCCGGCAACGCAATTTCTTTACCACTGAATTTTGGCATTCCGGTATCCGTGTTAATTTTAAAAACCGCGATATTATGGCTGCGTTGATTTGCAACCAGCATCCATTCTCCGTCAGGTGTAATTCCAAAATTCCTTGGCCAATCGCCTTCCACCGGAACAGTTCCTAAAAATGTCAATTCCTCATCGGCTTTTACTTTAAATACAGCAATGGAGTTGTGCCCCCGGTTCGAGCCATACAAATATTGCCCGTCTTTCGAAAAATGTATATCGGCGCAATAACTCTCTCCGTCAAAATCGGCTGGTAAAGTTGAAATATTCTGAAATACCGACCACTTATCGCCATTTTTCCGAACTGCCGAAATAGTGGAGTTTAGCTCGTTTATTACATAAATAACCTCTTCTGTTGAATGAAAAACAAAATGCCTTGGCCCTGAACCGGCCGGTAGTTTTACAAATTCCTGCTCATAACGTCCCAGATTTCCATCCTTAAAATGAAAAATATTCAACTGATCAGTTCCCAGGTCGGCACTAAAAATACTTGGTTCGGTTGATGAAAATTTAATGGAATGTGCATGCGGCTGTGTTTGATTCGGATGCACACTTGATCCGGTGTTATGAACGACGGTAAGTGCTTTCTTCAGGCTACCGTCTTTGTCAACCGGATAAATAGAAGTAGTTCCTCCACCATAAGCTGCTATTGCCACATATTTTCTGTCGGGCGAAACATCAATATGACACGGCCCACTTCCGTTTGCTATTTGTTTATTCAAAAAGTGAAGTCCGCCATGCTCATCCAGCTTGTAGGCAACCACATAACCGCCGGTTGGCTCAACTTCCGGCGAGGTCCTCGAAACTGAATACATAAATTTCTTATCGGGTCCCAATCGCAAAAAAGATGGATTATCGATACCTTTAAAAGTTGTCAATAATTCAATGGCTCCCGTTTTTCTGTCTAAATTACAATAGTTAATTCCTTCAGCACCTTCATCGGTGAAAGTACCAACATAAAACATTTGTTTATCCTGAGCAAACGTAGCGGTAAAACTGAGGAAAACAAAAAGGCAATTAAACAAAATTTTTCGCAACATAGTTGTATCTTTAATAAACGCTAAAATTAAAAAAATATGCAAAAACCTGTAATAGCCGAAAAGACACCAAAAGCATTAACACTTGAACCGGGTACTTATTATTGGTGCGCATGCGGAAAAAGTAAAAACCAACCTTTTTGCGACGGTTCACATCAAGGATCTGAATTTACCCCACTTCCTTTTAAAAT
This genomic window contains:
- a CDS encoding T9SS type A sorting domain-containing protein, with the protein product MKSQIAIILLLCIPIFTLSQTYFAPDTQKPDSIVTYNMQNELDSLKIEKEILYIDENNNEVQILLSIDNSNNKLLNNAKKEVKYNTEKELIYRADYIWDISRNNWKGVYKREITLGLNVNESTFDSYYLWNEKQDDWIGNYQIESKQNSFGKRTFYSYYLWDESLYGWYPTSKVITAYNETSEIEEEETYNINHETKNLEKLTKTNFFYLNDDLYLTKHYGWDAVQEEWSLHYYDTIYYENNHKFEERIGKIINGKWTLSLDSKTVTFLDNNKMTDSIIFYTFISDTICIQNRKTIHKHDENGKVLRTQQYSWNNNDWFLYEILNYEYDINGNQTYSEKLNYDSYVDSIIGVHKHYRSYYQRFDGQFDLLTNEEYYWNYLAGHWQGSEKDSSSLNEQNFMSLKINFSWDRNNRDWVYNNNYEYKYDEHNNLSTKITSKWDAYSDTWIYKNKIDYAYSEQDLLKKISNDLWNSELNNWERQHNTYYYYPSITNVYETKISEISIFPNPSQGIINLKGITNPCKVSIFSVDGKCFYTGNTKGEYLNISFLPKGVYLLHIEKDNKKLLSTKIVLR
- a CDS encoding lactonase family protein, coding for MLRKILFNCLFVFLSFTATFAQDKQMFYVGTFTDEGAEGINYCNLDRKTGAIELLTTFKGIDNPSFLRLGPDKKFMYSVSRTSPEVEPTGGYVVAYKLDEHGGLHFLNKQIANGSGPCHIDVSPDRKYVAIAAYGGGTTSIYPVDKDGSLKKALTVVHNTGSSVHPNQTQPHAHSIKFSSTEPSIFSADLGTDQLNIFHFKDGNLGRYEQEFVKLPAGSGPRHFVFHSTEEVIYVINELNSTISAVRKNGDKWSVFQNISTLPADFDGESYCADIHFSKDGQYLYGSNRGHNSIAVFKVKADEELTFLGTVPVEGDWPRNFGITPDGEWMLVANQRSHNIAVFKINTDTGMPKFSGKEIALPAPVCIEFL
- a CDS encoding lysoplasmalogenase; the protein is MKKFFLHLVFIVIVVADLVGEYLQDPQLDHIVKPFILIWIAGYFLLHAKAIDKKVVKLAVIGFLFSWFGDLLMMFASEFTFFVLGIASFLVTQVVYIFLFLRTIDLSGNMSFLKKKPMWLIPYIAFGLIIYTLLFPQLDAVLRIAIFVYMAAILSMSAMALNRFGNGHPISFSLVFAGSLFFVLSDSLIAVNRFLVAIPYEGLLVMTTYIAAQYLIMLGLLKQYE
- the mqnB gene encoding futalosine hydrolase, with protein sequence MEILIVAATTMEIKLIVDELEKVEEESHFVKSYRFTDLHVDVLVSGIGSSFATFHLTNALREKEYDAVINIGLAGSLTQELKIGEVVNVVSEEFADLGIEKQHEFLTLFESGYIGVNDFPFENGLLKASNSNDWINLKKVKGVTTNKSFGRDTSIAEMREKFNAHVESMEGAAVFYVCNWMGVKCYQVRSISNYVEPRDSAKWNIPLALVNLKETLIGILKSIQVPVP
- the rfaD gene encoding ADP-glyceromanno-heptose 6-epimerase gives rise to the protein MIVVTGAAGFIGSYLVGKLNEAGYKDLILVDKFDDPWKDLNLLKKQYRKFIDRDEFFKWLIKHAQDVDFIFHLGARTDTVGQEPELYQQLNLIYSQRLWNICSEIQVPLLYASSAATYGNGEDGFSDEHKKIQDLRPLNLYGWSKHDFDVWALKQFRTPPFWAGMKFFNVYGPNEYHKGRMASVVLHAYKTIKETGHMQLFRSHHKAYKDGEQSRDFIYVEDIADVMMFFMENQDNSGIYNVGTGKARSFLDLTKAVFSSMKMNPEISFIDTPVDLRGRYQYFTEAEMQKLRDVGYNKPFVELEAGVDEYVNKFLLEEACF
- a CDS encoding CDGSH iron-sulfur domain-containing protein codes for the protein MQKPVIAEKTPKALTLEPGTYYWCACGKSKNQPFCDGSHQGSEFTPLPFKIEEKKEVWLCQCKHSNNKPFCDGTHRKL
- the folE gene encoding GTP cyclohydrolase I FolE, with protein sequence MCSLKNSNSNGYLRNDFYNEEATEQLSSHYKEILHIVGEDPSREGLDKTPERVAKAMQFLLQGYQIDPVEILQSAMFKEDYRQMVIVKDIEIYSMCEHHMLPFIGKAHVAYIPNGTITGLSKIARVVDVFARRLQVQERLTTQIKDCIQDTLKPLGVAVVIEAQHLCMQMRGVQKQHSITTTSDFTGAFEKVATREEFIKLISTKLS